From Actinopolymorpha sp. NPDC004070, a single genomic window includes:
- a CDS encoding DUF2267 domain-containing protein: protein MSRRSSAWHAGRRGRWKWSAGVGPPDPSVGRVSTLLQREMQNMDYDQFLTIVERGGGATGVEADRATAATLQTLAERISPTEARHLAGELPPELGPLLFTADPAEGFDVDEFIRRVAERGDMDFPTATRAARAVLMALSRALSEREFAHLVAQLPKDFVLVLPTGPEILPAGAFLERVAQRAQLHDGDASRVTDAVLQTLAERIAAGEVDDLISRLPSQLHDPLRAGRSVDADQDQRMSVERFLARVAEREGVTPQEAFVHARAVMTTLREAVGEEFHDVVAQLGPKYAALWSG, encoded by the coding sequence ATGAGCCGCCGCTCATCTGCATGGCATGCCGGCCGTCGCGGCCGCTGGAAGTGGTCGGCCGGCGTCGGTCCACCAGATCCGTCGGTCGGGCGGGTCTCCACCCTTTTGCAGCGAGAGATGCAAAACATGGACTATGACCAGTTTCTCACCATCGTGGAACGAGGCGGCGGGGCCACAGGAGTAGAGGCTGACCGCGCTACCGCTGCCACTCTGCAGACCCTGGCCGAGCGGATCTCCCCCACCGAGGCACGTCATCTCGCCGGCGAGCTCCCGCCGGAGCTGGGTCCCCTGCTGTTCACCGCCGACCCGGCAGAGGGGTTCGATGTCGACGAGTTCATCCGCCGCGTGGCGGAGCGGGGCGACATGGATTTTCCGACCGCGACACGGGCCGCGAGGGCGGTCCTCATGGCACTCTCCCGCGCGCTGAGCGAGCGGGAGTTCGCCCACCTCGTCGCGCAACTGCCCAAGGATTTCGTGCTTGTCCTGCCCACTGGACCGGAAATCCTTCCGGCCGGGGCCTTCCTCGAGCGCGTTGCCCAGCGCGCCCAGCTCCATGACGGCGACGCCAGCCGGGTCACCGATGCCGTTCTCCAAACCCTCGCCGAGCGCATCGCCGCGGGGGAGGTCGACGATCTGATCAGCAGGTTGCCTTCCCAGCTCCATGACCCCCTGCGAGCCGGCAGGTCCGTGGATGCCGATCAGGACCAGCGCATGTCGGTGGAGAGGTTCCTTGCCCGGGTGGCCGAGCGCGAAGGTGTGACACCGCAGGAGGCGTTCGTCCACGCTCGAGCGGTCATGACCACGCTGCGTGAGGCGGTCGGTGAGGAGTTCCACGACGTCGTGGCACAACTCGGCCCAAAGTACGCGGCCCTGTGGTCAGGCTGA
- a CDS encoding FUSC family protein codes for MRATAAAVIAYVVAQRVSSSPQPLLAPLTALIVVQVTLYATLTSGVQRVASVVVGVLVAVGFAHLVGLTWWSLAILIFASLALGRVLRLGPAVQEVAISGMLVMGVANPAATAQGRALETLIGAGVGVLLNLLVPPSVYVQTAGEAVDRLADQLSDLLHRMAREIQEGASAENAGSWLSEARRIDREFVRVDIALVKAEDSLRLNPRGRQLLHTRLILRSRMDTLDHCAVSVRSLCRTLVDLCGPHHRALLSDEQLTDSLGGLLSHLADSFDAFGVIVTTEIAPDTKPNRDDLDHALAQARMRRDAAAELLRSRVWDDPQGWELAGALLAAVDRLMTDLQVGTRPPGETRRSRSSRIPRLAAHRLATTVRVLRKWMASAAQSRRRAALSPTPGRSRPSDDHVLREKITPQ; via the coding sequence ATGCGGGCCACGGCCGCCGCGGTCATCGCCTACGTAGTGGCGCAGCGGGTGTCGAGCAGTCCGCAGCCTCTGCTGGCTCCGCTCACCGCCCTGATCGTCGTCCAGGTCACGCTGTATGCCACCCTCACCAGCGGAGTGCAGCGGGTGGCCAGTGTGGTCGTGGGTGTACTCGTCGCAGTTGGCTTCGCCCATTTGGTGGGACTCACCTGGTGGAGCCTGGCGATCTTGATCTTTGCGTCCCTTGCACTGGGCCGGGTCCTGCGACTCGGGCCGGCTGTACAGGAGGTCGCCATCAGCGGCATGCTCGTAATGGGGGTTGCCAACCCAGCGGCAACGGCACAAGGACGGGCGCTCGAGACATTGATCGGGGCCGGGGTGGGAGTCCTTCTGAACCTGCTGGTGCCCCCATCTGTCTACGTCCAGACGGCCGGCGAAGCCGTCGACAGGCTTGCCGACCAGCTCAGTGATCTACTGCACCGCATGGCGCGTGAAATCCAGGAGGGAGCGAGCGCCGAGAACGCCGGCTCATGGCTGTCCGAGGCCCGTCGGATCGATCGCGAATTCGTCAGGGTGGATATCGCGCTCGTCAAGGCCGAGGACAGCCTGCGCCTGAACCCTCGCGGCCGTCAACTGCTGCATACGCGGCTGATCTTGCGCAGTCGCATGGACACCTTGGACCACTGTGCGGTATCGGTCCGGTCGCTCTGCCGTACCCTGGTTGACCTTTGCGGCCCTCACCACAGGGCTCTTCTGTCCGACGAGCAACTGACCGACTCGCTGGGGGGCCTCCTCAGCCACCTGGCGGATTCGTTCGACGCCTTCGGCGTGATCGTCACCACCGAAATCGCTCCGGACACCAAGCCCAACCGGGACGATCTGGATCACGCCTTGGCCCAGGCCCGCATGCGTCGCGACGCGGCAGCCGAGCTTCTGCGATCGCGAGTGTGGGATGACCCACAGGGTTGGGAGCTCGCGGGAGCCCTGTTGGCCGCCGTCGACCGACTCATGACCGACCTTCAGGTAGGCACTCGTCCCCCCGGAGAGACCCGACGCTCCCGATCGAGCCGGATTCCGCGTCTGGCCGCCCACCGTTTGGCCACAACAGTCCGTGTCCTCAGAAAATGGATGGCCTCCGCTGCCCAGTCCCGCAGGCGGGCAGCACTTTCGCCGACACCAGGTCGGTCCCGGCCGAGCGATGACCATGTTCTGCGCGAGAAGATCACCCCCCAGTAA
- a CDS encoding thioredoxin family protein produces MNRVRSIAESAPHCDSCHSALPWVVDTGDDTYTDVVERSQVPVLIYMCAPWCPPCRRMTPILEQIARDLAGQVKLVEVEVDEAPEILERLAIRSVPTLVVMKGGRALATHAGAAPAVIVRSWVEENLAYASSPTRVTHAYFLD; encoded by the coding sequence ATGAACCGCGTACGGAGCATTGCTGAGAGTGCGCCGCACTGCGACAGTTGCCATTCGGCCCTCCCCTGGGTCGTCGACACCGGTGACGACACGTACACCGACGTCGTGGAGAGGTCGCAGGTTCCAGTCCTCATCTATATGTGTGCACCGTGGTGCCCTCCGTGCCGTCGCATGACGCCCATCCTCGAGCAGATCGCCCGGGATCTGGCCGGGCAGGTGAAACTCGTCGAGGTCGAGGTGGACGAAGCGCCAGAGATCCTCGAACGCCTCGCAATTCGTTCCGTACCCACGCTCGTTGTCATGAAGGGCGGGAGGGCGCTCGCTACACACGCCGGCGCGGCGCCTGCCGTGATCGTACGGTCATGGGTGGAGGAGAACCTCGCATACGCGTCCTCGCCGACCCGCGTGACGCACGCATATTTCCTCGACTAG
- a CDS encoding NAD(P)/FAD-dependent oxidoreductase: MNEYPARRRTVIVGAGFAGFHAGRTLSRVTKGTMEIVQVNPTDYYLYLPLLPEVAGGVLEPRRVAVPLAAACPGVQFLLGTVVEVDLADRRVAFVDPDGRRRALGYDHLVLAVGSVDKLLPIPGIAEYAYGFRSIAEALYLRDHVLKQIEMAQTADAEERNERCTFVVVGAGYTGTEVASQGQLATLTAARRCPGGLEQLVRWLLVEQAPRILPQLDARLAVAATRILSERGVEIRTSTTVEEASAGGVHLSDGEFVPTRSLVWCVGVRPDPLVESLGLPTTRGRLVVDEFLSVPGHPEIHACGDATAVHDSTRPGELTPMTAQHAERQGRCVAHNIAAAYGCGRSRAYRHHDLGFAVDLAGARAVANPVGYPVSGVPAKVLTRALHLLDIPDNRARIASDWLIGALSPRQVVQLGLVEGSTVRLAARVERPAVPAPRHPDQRSEVARGTKN; the protein is encoded by the coding sequence GTGAACGAGTATCCCGCGCGCAGGCGCACCGTCATCGTCGGCGCCGGCTTCGCCGGCTTCCACGCAGGGCGGACCCTCTCGCGGGTGACCAAGGGCACGATGGAGATCGTCCAGGTAAACCCCACCGACTACTACCTGTATTTGCCCCTGCTTCCCGAGGTCGCCGGCGGTGTCCTTGAGCCTCGGCGTGTTGCGGTACCGCTGGCGGCGGCCTGCCCGGGAGTCCAGTTCCTTCTCGGCACGGTTGTCGAAGTCGACCTCGCTGATCGGCGGGTGGCGTTTGTCGATCCCGACGGTCGACGCAGGGCGCTCGGCTACGACCATCTGGTCCTCGCTGTCGGGAGTGTGGACAAGCTCCTTCCGATCCCGGGAATCGCGGAGTATGCGTACGGATTCCGCAGCATCGCCGAGGCTCTCTACCTACGCGACCATGTGCTGAAGCAGATCGAAATGGCGCAGACGGCTGATGCCGAGGAACGCAATGAGCGCTGCACCTTCGTGGTCGTGGGTGCTGGATACACCGGGACCGAAGTGGCCTCGCAGGGACAGTTGGCAACCCTCACGGCCGCTCGGCGCTGCCCTGGCGGCCTCGAACAGCTGGTCCGGTGGCTCCTTGTCGAGCAGGCGCCTCGCATCCTCCCCCAGCTCGACGCCCGCCTCGCGGTCGCAGCCACTCGGATCCTGAGCGAGCGCGGAGTCGAGATTCGAACGAGCACGACCGTGGAGGAAGCCTCCGCTGGTGGTGTGCACCTGTCCGACGGGGAGTTCGTACCCACCCGATCGCTGGTGTGGTGCGTCGGAGTGCGGCCGGATCCGCTGGTCGAGAGCCTGGGCCTCCCGACCACCAGGGGGCGACTCGTGGTCGACGAGTTCCTCAGCGTGCCAGGCCATCCCGAGATCCACGCCTGTGGCGACGCGACCGCAGTCCATGACAGCACGCGCCCGGGTGAACTCACTCCGATGACGGCGCAGCACGCGGAACGGCAGGGCAGGTGCGTTGCTCACAACATCGCCGCGGCCTACGGGTGCGGCCGCAGCCGTGCGTACCGGCATCACGACCTTGGGTTCGCAGTCGACCTTGCCGGGGCGAGAGCGGTCGCCAACCCTGTCGGATATCCCGTCTCCGGCGTACCCGCCAAGGTATTGACGCGCGCGCTCCACCTGCTCGACATTCCGGACAACCGGGCCCGGATCGCCTCGGACTGGCTCATCGGTGCACTCTCGCCCCGCCAGGTCGTCCAACTCGGTCTGGTCGAAGGCTCTACGGTCCGACTCGCGGCCAGAGTCGAGCGCCCTGCCGTCCCAGCTCCCAGGCACCCGGACCAGCGGTCCGAGGTTGCCCGAGGGACCAAAAACTAG
- a CDS encoding Hsp20/alpha crystallin family protein, whose translation MATRQPAVVRTLPDLLEWAENLPQVLAWGSQQAPTEVRGMRLEQFVDDGTYVVRAELPGMDPEDIQIEVDNSILTIRGERREERRERGTTEFHYGLFERRVMLPEGADESEISARYDAGVLEVSIPVREQMAEPRSIPVQRTETSEQKSEQKSEQKSEQKSEKSEKSEQKSEKETGETAKKK comes from the coding sequence ATGGCGACACGGCAGCCAGCAGTAGTGCGTACTCTCCCCGACCTCCTCGAGTGGGCGGAGAATCTCCCACAGGTTCTGGCGTGGGGCAGTCAGCAGGCTCCGACGGAAGTGCGAGGTATGAGGCTCGAGCAGTTCGTCGACGATGGGACGTACGTTGTCCGGGCCGAACTCCCTGGGATGGACCCCGAGGACATCCAGATTGAGGTTGACAACTCGATACTGACGATTCGTGGCGAACGTAGGGAGGAGAGGCGCGAGCGCGGAACCACAGAGTTCCACTACGGCCTGTTCGAGCGCCGGGTGATGTTGCCGGAGGGGGCCGACGAGAGTGAGATCTCTGCCCGGTACGACGCCGGCGTCCTCGAGGTGTCGATTCCGGTGCGTGAGCAGATGGCCGAGCCGAGGTCCATCCCTGTCCAGCGCACTGAGACGAGCGAGCAGAAGAGCGAGCAGAAGAGCGAGCAGAAGTCCGAGCAGAAGTCCGAGAAAAGCGAGAAGAGCGAGCAGAAGTCCGAGAAGGAAACAGGGGAGACCGCCAAGAAGAAGTAG
- a CDS encoding DJ-1/PfpI family protein codes for MAFLPRFAHHLANRNADDGPTVLDRVLAPENAGGRDHPAEQRASAAEPSWDVRPLPVATSWRLLGHLRAFTGGVQMPKVLIITGDGAESLEVMYPYQRLVEEGYEVDIAAVEKKKLQFVVHDFSPDFDTYTEKPGYAWPADVAFADVEPADYAALVIPGGRAPEYIRNDPDCQRIVRHFYETDAPVAQLCHGPLIPAAARVLAGRRTAAYPELEPDVTLAGAEFVDAAAVVDGQVVSGRAWNDHPAWMHEFMHILQAKAERPVV; via the coding sequence GTGGCCTTCCTACCTCGTTTCGCCCATCACCTCGCGAACAGGAATGCCGACGACGGTCCGACCGTCCTCGACCGGGTGCTCGCGCCGGAGAACGCTGGGGGCCGTGACCACCCAGCCGAGCAGCGAGCGAGCGCCGCCGAACCGTCCTGGGATGTTCGGCCCTTGCCGGTTGCCACTTCCTGGCGTCTGCTGGGACATCTCCGAGCGTTCACAGGAGGTGTACAGATGCCCAAGGTCTTGATAATTACCGGTGATGGCGCTGAGTCACTCGAGGTGATGTATCCGTACCAGCGACTCGTAGAAGAGGGGTATGAAGTCGACATCGCGGCCGTGGAGAAAAAGAAGCTACAGTTCGTCGTGCACGACTTCAGCCCCGATTTCGACACCTACACCGAGAAGCCTGGGTATGCGTGGCCCGCGGACGTCGCGTTCGCCGACGTCGAACCCGCTGACTACGCAGCACTCGTCATCCCTGGCGGGCGCGCACCGGAATACATCCGGAATGACCCCGACTGTCAGCGAATCGTACGTCACTTCTACGAAACCGACGCGCCGGTGGCTCAGCTGTGTCACGGACCGTTGATCCCGGCCGCCGCGCGTGTCCTTGCCGGCCGACGCACGGCGGCGTACCCGGAACTCGAACCGGACGTCACTCTTGCGGGTGCGGAGTTCGTCGACGCAGCCGCTGTCGTGGACGGGCAGGTGGTGTCCGGGCGGGCATGGAATGACCACCCCGCCTGGATGCACGAGTTCATGCACATCCTCCAGGCCAAAGCGGAACGACCGGTGGTCTAG
- a CDS encoding acetate/propionate family kinase, with product MRILTVNAGSSSLHLVYVDGGATGDRLDISDPPESSGVLGIVDAFVADQKAPDAVGYRLVHGGDEVRSARVVDDLLRAHLDSVADLAPLHVPPALMLLDRLRQRLPGVPHVVCPDSAFHSSLPAAAATYPLPARWRSHWGLRRYGFHGLSYSWATRRAAQLVGQDVAGLQMVICHLGGGASVCAVDGGRSVDTSMGFTPLDGLPMSSRSGAIDPGMLIWLLGGRLSLEELAQGLYRESGLLGLSSGRSGDTRELVAAAPRDDAATLALEVYVHRVRREIAAAASSLSRLDALVFTGEIGWDQPEVRLAVCLGLRQLGVPAPVRGNRNDDGPVSPAGAAVSVLVVEPREDLQIATDAAAALP from the coding sequence GTGAGAATTCTGACCGTCAATGCGGGGTCGAGCAGCCTCCACCTCGTCTATGTCGACGGTGGCGCCACCGGGGATCGGCTGGACATCTCCGACCCGCCGGAATCGTCGGGGGTCCTGGGCATCGTGGACGCCTTCGTCGCGGACCAGAAGGCTCCCGATGCGGTTGGCTACCGGCTTGTCCACGGCGGTGATGAGGTACGCAGTGCCAGGGTCGTCGATGACCTGCTACGTGCCCATCTGGACAGCGTGGCCGACCTCGCACCGTTGCATGTCCCTCCGGCGCTGATGCTGCTCGACCGACTCAGGCAACGACTACCAGGTGTACCTCACGTGGTCTGCCCCGACAGCGCCTTCCATTCGAGTCTGCCCGCTGCCGCGGCAACATACCCGCTGCCCGCGCGGTGGCGGTCGCATTGGGGACTGCGACGGTACGGCTTTCACGGATTGTCCTACTCGTGGGCCACCCGACGTGCCGCACAGCTGGTCGGACAAGACGTGGCCGGCCTACAGATGGTGATCTGCCATCTGGGTGGCGGCGCGTCGGTCTGCGCTGTCGACGGTGGCCGGAGCGTCGACACCTCCATGGGCTTCACCCCGCTGGACGGCCTTCCGATGAGCAGCCGGTCGGGCGCGATCGACCCAGGCATGCTGATCTGGCTGCTCGGCGGTCGGCTCTCCCTCGAGGAGCTGGCTCAGGGGCTCTACCGCGAGTCGGGTCTGCTGGGACTGTCCAGTGGCCGTTCTGGCGACACCCGTGAGCTGGTCGCTGCAGCCCCTCGTGACGACGCCGCGACTCTCGCCCTGGAGGTGTACGTACACCGGGTACGACGTGAGATCGCCGCGGCCGCAAGCAGCCTGTCGCGCCTCGACGCGCTCGTGTTCACCGGCGAGATCGGCTGGGACCAACCAGAAGTTCGGTTGGCGGTATGTCTCGGACTGCGCCAACTCGGTGTTCCCGCGCCCGTGCGCGGCAACAGGAACGACGACGGCCCGGTCAGCCCGGCCGGTGCTGCGGTCTCCGTCCTTGTCGTCGAGCCCAGAGAAGACCTTCAGATCGCCACGGACGCCGCAGCGGCGCTTCCCTGA
- a CDS encoding DUF1931 family protein produces the protein MPVQSRSRFERFFRAAASLDVDKNDLKRYQDFLDNKIYDLFLIAKASAKANGRDVIQPTDLPITKGLQESIHEFRRLDEEIELTPILDILAARPPLDVTISDETEERLPNVAGGLSLALARTFKIIDPGLKNPQTEHWSRVFQIFGQLL, from the coding sequence ATGCCGGTCCAGAGTAGGAGCAGATTCGAACGGTTCTTCCGTGCAGCGGCGAGCCTAGACGTCGACAAGAACGATCTCAAGCGCTACCAGGATTTCTTGGACAACAAGATCTACGATCTTTTCCTGATCGCGAAGGCGTCGGCGAAGGCCAACGGGAGGGACGTCATCCAGCCGACCGACCTGCCCATCACGAAGGGACTCCAGGAGAGCATCCATGAGTTCCGGCGCCTCGACGAGGAGATCGAACTGACCCCGATCCTTGACATCCTGGCCGCACGGCCTCCGTTGGACGTCACGATCAGCGACGAGACCGAGGAAAGGCTGCCGAACGTAGCCGGTGGCCTCAGCCTTGCACTGGCCAGGACCTTCAAGATCATCGACCCTGGCCTGAAGAACCCTCAGACCGAGCACTGGTCGCGAGTGTTCCAGATCTTCGGTCAGCTCCTCTGA
- a CDS encoding type 1 glutamine amidotransferase domain-containing protein codes for MDYPLQNKTVAFVATDGVERVELEQPRGALYGAGARSEILSIHPGEIQARQFDLNAAGTFPVDRLLADASVDDYDALVLPGGTMNPDQLRMNKDAVAFVKAFVESGKPIGVICHGPWTLVEADAVRGRRLTSWPSVRTDLRNAGAEVVDEEVVIDGQFTSSRSPADLPAFCAAIIDQFTRAPSRAA; via the coding sequence ATGGATTACCCGCTGCAGAACAAGACGGTGGCGTTCGTGGCCACCGACGGAGTGGAGCGGGTGGAACTCGAACAGCCTCGGGGTGCACTGTACGGCGCCGGGGCAAGAAGCGAGATCCTCTCGATCCACCCCGGCGAGATCCAGGCACGCCAGTTCGACCTCAACGCAGCAGGAACCTTCCCGGTCGACCGGCTCCTGGCCGACGCCTCCGTGGACGACTACGACGCCTTGGTCCTGCCCGGCGGGACCATGAACCCAGACCAACTGCGCATGAACAAGGATGCCGTCGCCTTCGTGAAGGCATTCGTCGAGAGCGGTAAGCCGATCGGCGTGATCTGCCACGGTCCCTGGACCCTCGTGGAGGCCGACGCGGTACGCGGTCGCCGGTTGACCTCATGGCCGAGCGTGCGCACCGACCTGCGGAACGCCGGAGCAGAAGTCGTCGACGAAGAGGTGGTCATCGACGGGCAGTTCACCTCCAGCCGTTCACCGGCGGACCTGCCGGCCTTCTGCGCGGCCATTATCGACCAGTTCACTCGCGCTCCCAGCAGAGCCGCCTGA
- a CDS encoding glutathione-independent formaldehyde dehydrogenase translates to MKAVVYHGPRNVAVDEVPDPRIEQPTDAIVKITSTNICGSDLHMYEGRTSFEQGRIFGHENLGEVVETGPAVQDLHQGDMVAVPFNVACGTCENCNAGLTNYCLTANPDPQIAGAAYGFADMGPWNGGQAEYLRVPWADFNALPLPPGARDKEDDYVMLADIWPTGYHATEMAGVAPGDTVVVYGGGPVGLFAAYSSVLKSASKVMVVDRHPDRLALAEKIGAVPIDDSKTDPVHAVLEQTDGKGADRGCECVGYQAHDPQGKEQNSLTLNRLIDSVKFTGGIGVVGVFVPSDPGSPDDLGKQGKAPIDYGKFWFKGQYMGTGQCPVKRYNRKLCNLIAANNAQPSFLVSHELPLSKAPEAYQHFDARDHGWTKVVLKPHAQTTS, encoded by the coding sequence ATGAAAGCAGTCGTGTACCACGGCCCACGTAACGTAGCCGTAGATGAGGTTCCCGATCCCAGGATCGAGCAACCGACCGATGCGATCGTCAAGATCACGTCGACGAACATCTGTGGGTCCGACCTGCACATGTACGAAGGCAGGACGTCGTTCGAACAAGGGCGGATCTTCGGGCACGAGAATCTCGGCGAGGTCGTCGAGACAGGACCAGCCGTGCAGGACCTCCACCAGGGCGACATGGTGGCGGTGCCGTTCAACGTCGCGTGCGGAACCTGCGAGAACTGCAACGCGGGGTTGACGAACTACTGCCTCACCGCAAATCCGGATCCCCAGATCGCGGGCGCGGCCTATGGGTTCGCTGACATGGGGCCGTGGAACGGCGGACAGGCGGAATACCTGCGGGTACCCTGGGCTGACTTCAACGCCCTTCCTCTCCCACCTGGCGCCCGGGACAAGGAAGACGACTACGTGATGCTTGCGGACATCTGGCCGACCGGCTACCACGCCACCGAGATGGCAGGTGTCGCGCCGGGTGACACCGTGGTCGTCTACGGCGGCGGACCTGTCGGTCTCTTCGCGGCCTACTCGTCCGTACTCAAGAGCGCCTCCAAGGTCATGGTGGTCGACCGGCACCCCGATCGCCTGGCGCTGGCGGAGAAGATCGGCGCCGTTCCGATCGACGACTCGAAGACCGACCCGGTCCATGCGGTCCTCGAGCAGACCGACGGCAAGGGAGCGGACCGCGGTTGCGAATGCGTCGGCTACCAGGCGCACGACCCGCAGGGCAAGGAGCAGAACAGCCTCACGCTCAACCGTCTCATCGACTCGGTGAAGTTCACCGGCGGGATCGGCGTGGTCGGCGTGTTCGTTCCCAGTGACCCGGGATCGCCTGACGACCTTGGCAAACAGGGAAAGGCGCCAATCGACTACGGCAAGTTCTGGTTCAAGGGCCAGTACATGGGAACCGGCCAGTGCCCGGTCAAGCGCTACAACCGCAAGCTCTGCAACCTGATTGCCGCGAACAACGCGCAGCCGTCGTTCCTCGTCTCCCACGAACTCCCACTCAGCAAGGCGCCGGAGGCCTACCAGCACTTCGACGCCCGCGATCACGGCTGGACCAAGGTCGTGCTCAAGCCGCACGCCCAGACCACCTCGTGA
- a CDS encoding glycosyltransferase family 2 protein: protein MPIAFGYLGIMVTDRFFVDPVAGVLGWPLTILWSWQILNTLTGMFGIRRTRKALRESEARWAGRGLPRCRNFLIVVIPTIGRHDVYPALERSVLSYVAHLSKPFPYLRIDIVIEEGCEARQRITRLAAENPQIRLVTVPKRYRTLNGTKFKARAAHYSHELRIREHEDRDDVWVLHMDDDTGVGPDTAVAMARFIEEQRQADGDAKHLAQGILTYPREYAVNRFTWLADSVRPAEDVGRFSAWTGTGTPRAGVHGELLLVRASIEAAIGWDFGPGSLVEDAQFALLFSARYKGRSGWFSGRSYGASPASLRDFFQQRQRWSWGLAGLVCNGSLQLRNRLLLGYSVMSWVVGPIQNVGVVMLLGLILSDPNTSPVTVFVIPLWALNMAYTIWMYWEGLRVNACVSGDGRRRWWEPLAVIFLIPVFGLMESVPGLCGFVKFLRGVENRFMVIAKPS, encoded by the coding sequence TTGCCGATCGCTTTCGGCTACCTCGGGATAATGGTGACCGACCGCTTCTTCGTGGACCCGGTCGCCGGCGTGCTTGGCTGGCCGTTGACCATCCTGTGGTCGTGGCAGATTCTCAACACTCTCACCGGTATGTTCGGCATACGACGTACGCGCAAGGCACTGCGCGAGTCGGAGGCACGCTGGGCAGGCCGCGGTTTGCCCAGATGCAGGAACTTCTTGATCGTTGTCATTCCGACCATTGGCCGGCACGACGTCTACCCGGCGCTCGAGCGCTCAGTACTCTCCTACGTCGCCCATCTCTCCAAGCCTTTTCCCTACCTGCGGATCGACATCGTCATCGAGGAGGGCTGTGAGGCCAGACAACGGATCACAAGGCTGGCTGCCGAAAACCCTCAGATACGGCTCGTCACCGTTCCAAAGCGATATCGCACTCTGAACGGAACGAAGTTCAAGGCACGCGCAGCCCACTACTCGCATGAGCTGCGCATCCGTGAGCACGAGGACCGGGACGACGTCTGGGTCCTGCACATGGACGACGACACCGGCGTGGGTCCGGACACCGCCGTCGCCATGGCCCGATTCATAGAGGAACAGCGTCAGGCTGACGGCGACGCCAAGCACCTGGCACAGGGCATCCTGACCTACCCGCGTGAGTACGCCGTGAACAGGTTCACCTGGCTCGCGGACTCGGTCCGGCCCGCCGAAGATGTCGGGCGGTTCTCCGCCTGGACCGGGACGGGTACGCCGCGTGCGGGCGTGCATGGTGAGCTTCTGCTGGTGCGGGCGTCGATCGAGGCGGCGATCGGCTGGGATTTCGGCCCTGGAAGCTTGGTCGAGGACGCTCAGTTCGCACTCCTCTTCAGCGCTCGGTACAAGGGGCGGAGCGGCTGGTTCAGCGGGCGAAGCTACGGCGCCTCGCCGGCAAGTCTCCGCGACTTCTTCCAGCAGCGGCAGCGCTGGTCGTGGGGGCTGGCGGGCCTGGTATGCAACGGCTCGCTGCAACTGCGAAACCGGCTGTTGCTCGGATACTCCGTCATGTCATGGGTCGTCGGACCGATCCAGAACGTCGGAGTCGTCATGCTCCTGGGCCTTATTCTGTCCGACCCGAACACGTCGCCGGTGACGGTTTTCGTCATTCCTCTCTGGGCGCTGAACATGGCCTACACGATCTGGATGTATTGGGAGGGGCTCCGGGTCAACGCATGCGTATCCGGCGACGGCCGTCGCAGGTGGTGGGAGCCCCTCGCCGTGATCTTCCTGATCCCGGTCTTCGGCCTGATGGAAAGCGTGCCAGGACTGTGCGGATTCGTGAAGTTCCTGCGAGGTGTCGAGAACAGGTTCATGGTCATCGCAAAGCCGTCATGA